The region CAAGTTCGAACAGTCTGGCTGCTTCATGATTTGAAAAGCTAAGAGTAGGCTAAGAATTGTAGTTGTCAGCATAGCGAGTGTTCTAGCCAACTCATGTGGGTTTTAAAACTGTCACCATGCATCTTCAGAGATATCGATATGATTGGGCTCGAAGTGGCCTTGAAGTAAAGTTTCGGCACACACCTCAAACGAGTCATGTTGCGAGACCGAGAAGGACTGGTCCACTGGGTATGTCGGTTCTTTTAACCAAGCACCTGCATATGCTTGCCGAGGACGCAAACTTTGCTCCGCGACTAGGAAATCCCAGCGAACTGTTACTTTCCGCAGGACTCGTGTCTGCAGAGTTGACGTTGGCAGGACGTGATCCTTGTGGTGGCGCACAGCCACGAGGATTCCGGGAAACATGAGGTTGGCGTCTATGATGGGTTGCGTGTAAATCCTCCGCAATCTCTCGTCGGGTGGGCCATGTTAGATCCCTGGGTCGGCTGACACGGCGCTAGCACGCCATAGCACTTGCCGCGTCTGCGCTTGTGGTAGTCGACATTCGTCGCCAGGGTCGGCCTGCAGAGTGATGAGAAATTTCGGGCCAATCCTACGGACGGATAGATCGACGTCAGGTTTATGTTTTGTGTTCGTCGTCGATCTGCATCTTTATGGGTCGCCCAAGGATTGCAGCACATTCCGTTCGTGGCTTGAAGTGCCGCATACCATTTTGGAGAAGGCGGAGCGCCGCAGAGAGGGGCACTTGTATGCACGGTCGGAGATGAACGTTTGATAACGGGGAAAAGCAAACAGTCAGCCGAAAGTCAAAAGTTTGCAACCTGTCAGTATCTCCATTTGGCGGCTGTGTGGATGTACGGTGGATGCGATAACGGTCAGGCAGGACCAACCATGCTGTGCTTACCCCTGGAGGTACTCTGCAAAATGCAACAGTACTGTTGGGCGGGATGTATATTACAAAGTTTCGCTCGACCATGTCCTCGACGGGGGAAAGCGACAGATTCCTTAGCGAGGTAGGATCAGAACAACAAAAATATCGCATCTCCCCCGCTGATGACGTGTGACGTTGAATCTCTCGCAGAGCAAGACAATGATCGGAGAATACTCAATACGGATATATTGGCGTACCACTATCCTTACTTATGCCTCTCGTCAGAGGGCTGATAGGGCATAAATAGCTCGTAGAGTTTTACAGGCATATTGACATGTTGCTTTGTCCATTACACGTTGGACCAAACGGCCACTTGGCAACATTTACTGTACCCGTGTCAAGGAGAGGGTGTCTATGAAGGAGAAGCTGTCACGTGGCCTCTGCGCACGGATCTCCGTCGCGAAACTCGGTACGACTTTGCGACTGCGGATCAGTAACCACATGCATTGCGACAACCGCGAAACTATTCCACAATCGCAAGCGCAGTGATAAAACGGTAACATGAGCGAACAACAGCTTCCTCTGGCGTCGGCCGAAGATGCATTGCCTACGGATCTGTCCACTTTCAACGTCGCCGATCTCATCAAGACGCCGCACAATGCGCGACTGCACAAGGAAGTGCAAAACCTCAAGAAGCTCATCAACGAGCTCGTAGACTACCAGGTTGCGCATCCAAAGAATCCTAAGCCAGTGTCGCGTGAAGATATTGACAGGGAGAAGGAGGCGACGCGAGAAATCGAGAGGAGGGAGAAGTACATTCGCGCCCAGCTATCCGTCATCAAGACTCTGTACAGGCAGAGCATCTTGAAAGTCCGCGAGGAAAAGGCCAAGACTTCGGATGACAGGGCTGTCAACGATGCGCTCATCCTGGGCCTTCATAACCTCAAGTACGAAGAGCAGTCGTTGCGATCTGAGATCTCCGCTGCAGAAAACTATGAGTATGTGTTCTGTATGGATTGCGTGTTTCGTAGCTAACATTTGCCCAGTCACAAGTACATGAAGCTTCCCCTCATCTCCGTCGAAGAGTTCCTCGAGCAGTTCCCCGAACACAAGGAGTCCAACGAGCACGAACTTATGACGGCGCGCATCGAACACGAACATCAAGTCCGTCTCAAGCTAGAAGAGCGACGGCAGGAGAAGCTCAAGCAGAAGCAGAAGCTCATTGCCGAAGTCAAGAAGGGCAAGGACGATCTTACCAAGCTGGACACAATGGTAGAAAAGTTCATCGAGGCTGCAGAACCAATCAAGAAAGTTCTGGCTGCAGAGTAAATGAGCACTACTGGAAGCTTGGAGTCGTATGGAAAGTTACTACTAGACGTATGCTTATCTTTGTTTAGGTATGTCGATGTATTTGGCCAGCGAAACCGTGGGAGGGCTCGCTCGTTCGCGCCTCTGATCATTGAAGTACTGCTTTCGAAGTCGCCTTCTAGGCACATAGACATGCACATCAAGTCCTCGTCATTCTAGGCAATGTGGAAGCATGAGCATAAATGGATGCCTAGATTAAAACCAGTGGATCCACAGGCAGACGAGTTATGCTATCGACTAAAGCTTAGGCTTCATCTTTGAGTGATATGCGCTATCAGCGCCTGATGTGTTTACGAGGGACTTATTTTGGAGGGTGCGCTCAACCTGCGGAAGGAAGATGGATATAGCCGCACCCTACGGTTAGCAGAGGAGAGCCATGGGGTTCATCAAGGATCGTGCTGGTTATTCCAAGGCAGATCAGGTGTGCAGAAGCACAGGCTCTAGGCGTCACGTCACGTAGCAGCTAGTAATGCAAGTGCGGTAGCTAGCAATGGTAGAACCTTCAACGTGAACACGATGTCAAATTCTCTATAACGGCCGTTTCAAGAATCTTATGCTTTTAGAAAAATATTAACAATGTTTGAGCGGAACTACATGTCTTAGAAGTGAAAGTGGAGGCGTAACGCTTGTGCTGCCCTCGAGTCCGAGACATCCATGGTAGCACGCGTGAGACTGTGGGGTGACCCTGGCTTATCACTTATCTTAGCGCGTCGAGGATGCGGACATGCGCTCACACTTCCGCGTCTGCCTGGTCCATCACATATCACGACTTTTCATTTTCCAACCCGAACAGTGCATCGCCACCATGGTCTCCTTACATGGTAGTGCTGATGTCTTGAGCACGAATCCCTCCTTACTGACCAAGTCTGGCCCAGCGGGGGCATTTATATCTCTTTCCGCGCAAGATGCCCCTACCTGCATCAGTACCATACACCGTCTGTTTGCCGCGCCCGATGCCTCTAGGGAAGAAGGCCCATCGTCCAAGCGGCGTAAGGTTGGTGGCGGTGGAGCTATCGCCATAAAACCACAGGCAAAATTTGACGAGAAGAAGAGCATTGTTTTGACCAAGATATCTATAGATTTAGTAGGTGTTCATGGCAGCCCTTGTAGTTGTAGTGTTTGACTGACATTCTGCCAGAATATGCCCGTTGCATCGCACGGCTCTATGGATATGGCGTATACCACGACCGAATCACAGGAACCTATACTCGTAGAGCTGGAATCGATATATAGAGAACGCAACACAAGGCAGGCCTTTCAGGTTGCACTCTGGAACGTAGCCAACAGCACGGGTGTAGATATTGTTGCCACAACTCCTACTCCTTTCCTAGACTCGATAGTAACCCACATGCGAACCGCCGCCACACTTGCGACCACTCGTGCCGGGAAGAAGTCCAAGCCTGTGTCTCGGGCTGCTTTCTGTCGCTGTCAGCTGTACCAGCCTGCAGATGGACAAACGTCATACAGATTGGACGTGGAAATACGGTGGACTTTGGGTATATCAGTTGTTGAAGATCCAAGTATACGAGGTCACTACATGAATGAGGACCTGAAGCTCCTTTCTACCTACCTAAGCGACGCCGCCACAGAAGGCGAAAAGACCTGGACTTTGTCTGATTTCTACGACTCCGTCCACGTACCACCAGCAGACCTGAAGGTTTCGCCACGCATCAAACAAGCCCTGAATGCTACCTCGCTGTTGCCATTTCAAGAGAGAACGGTGGATTGGCTTCTGCGGCGAGAGGGTGTCGCATTTTCGCCTTCGGGTACGCTGGAGCCTTTCGTCAACACTTCCCCGCCGGCATCGTTCCGACCGACAAATGACGCAATAGGCGTGCCATGCTACGCAAGTCAACTTAGGGGCGCTGTAGTAACAGATCTGGATGCGGCCAAGGGCGACGCTTTACAGACACTGAGAGGTGGCATACTCGCTGAAGAAATGGGTCTTGGCAAAACGCTGGAGCTGATCGCTCTGATATCTCACCACCCGCGTGTTGTTCGAGAGGACAAAATCCACGACGATTACACCGGGATTGACGTCAAACCATCCGGTGCTACACTAATCATCACTCCGTCTTCTATATTGGACCAGTGGGTGACCGAACTGTACAACCATGCGCCTGAACTCAAAGTCTGTCATTACAAGGGAATTCCATCTCTAAATGCACCCAAGGAAGATCATGCTGCATCTACCATTGACCATCTTATGCAATATGATGTAGTCTTGACGACGTACcaagttcttgccaaggaAATTCATCACGCCGTACCCCCTCCCGACCGTAGCTCCCGGCGTGCCAAAACTTGTGAGCGCCGAACCAGTCCTCTTGTTGGTATCTCCTGGTGGAGAGTCTGCCTCGACGAGGCACAGATGGTAGAGAGTGGCGTCAGTCAGGCTGCTAAAGTGGCTCGCATCATACCCCGGTGTAATGCATGGGCAGTGTCTGGAACTCCACTTCGCAAAGACATTCAGGATTTGCGCGGTCTATTGGTTTTTCTCCGCTGCGATGCCTTTGCAAATAACAAAGCAGTCTGGGGCCGCTTGGACAAAGCGTCTTTCAGGGGTATCTTCAACGAGATTGCCCTGAGAAATACCAAATATAACGTTCGTAATGAGCTCCAGCTACCGCCACAAAAACGCATTGTCATCACGGTTCCCTTCACCACAATAGAGGAGCAACATTACACCGAATTGATGCGCCAAATGTGCGATTCTTGTTGGCTCACGTCTGACGGGAAACCTATAGCAGAGGATCGTGACTTGACCCATCCGGATGTGATTGAGAGAATGCGAGAGTGGCTAGTCAGATTACGCCAGACATGTCTTCATGTCAATGTCGGACGGAGGAATCGACGAGCTCTGGGTGCAAAGAATGGTGCTTTACGCACTGTGCATGAAGTTCTGGAGGTCATGATAGAGCAAACCGACACGAAATGGAAGTCCTCTGCACGCGAAATGATTCTGTGCATGATCAAGATGGGCCACATACATGCGTATGCCGGCGAGTTTGTCACCCGAGCTGAGTCAGCACTTCCATATTATCTCGCTGCGCATATAGAGGCGTCGGAGTATATTGAGATATGTAGGGAAGACCTGGCAGAAGAGGAGCAAAAACTGGGACGAAGTGCTTCAGTTGGACTTGGTGAGGGCGACGATGATGAGGAAGCGGATAGTGGTAACTTGGGTCGCATTCCCGTCTTACGCAAGTCGCTACGAACATTCCTAGAGCTCGATCATGCCGCCCATTTCTTCACCGCTACGACGATTCATCAGATCAAAGAGAACCCCGAACTCACTGAGCCAGGCTCCAGGCTCTGGCACGAAAAGGATAGATCTGAAACTTCGTACTACGAGAAAGCCAAAGTAGTCCGACGTGAGCTCTTGAAGCATTCGAAGATCAGAGCTAAGCGTCAGATGGAAAAGGTTGACGCAAAGAAGCCCTTCCATCAAATACCTAAAATCGAAGACCTTCCAGACCTGGGTGGCATTGAAGCGCGAAAAATTCTCGATGCGATGGACAATATAAGCGATTTCCTGAACGCTCAAGCCGAACAGATACAAGCTTGGCGTACAAAGATTGTCGACATTCTCCTTACCCGCTTGGtggacgatgacgacgacgatcAGGAAACCACTGGTGAGGAATACGATGACTCATTGAAGGCTCAAGATGAACTCTATGTCTACATTATGGCTCTCCGAACTCTTGTTGCAGATCGCAATGCTGCTGTAAATGGCCTACAGGATACTTTGATCGAGCACGAGCTGAAGGCTGCCGAAAAACAAGCCAAGAACAAGGACGGCCAAGAGGATCGGGGTCACGCTCCCGAGCTCGTGATAGAAGTCGTCAACACACGACGGATGCTA is a window of Pyrenophora tritici-repentis strain M4 chromosome 2, whole genome shotgun sequence DNA encoding:
- a CDS encoding FimP domain containing protein, with protein sequence MSEQQLPLASAEDALPTDLSTFNVADLIKTPHNARLHKEVQNLKKLINELVDYQVAHPKNPKPVSREDIDREKEATREIERREKYIRAQLSVIKTLYRQSILKVREEKAKTSDDRAVNDALILGLHNLKYEEQSLRSEISAAENYDHKYMKLPLISVEEFLEQFPEHKESNEHELMTARIEHEHQKGKDDLTKLDTMVEKFIEAAEPIKKVLAAE
- a CDS encoding HepA, Superfamily II DNA-RNA helicase, SNF2 family → MVSLHGSADVLSTNPSLLTKSGPAGAFISLSAQDAPTCISTIHRLFAAPDASREEGPSSKRRKVGGGGAIAIKPQAKFDEKKSIVLTKISIDLNMPVASHGSMDMAYTTTESQEPILVELESIYRERNTRQAFQVALWNVANSTGVDIVATTPTPFLDSIVTHMRTAATLATTRAGKKSKPVSRAAFCRCQLYQPADGQTSYRLDVEIRWTLGISVVEDPSIRGHYMNEDLKLLSTYLSDAATEGEKTWTLSDFYDSVHVPPADLKVSPRIKQALNATSLLPFQERTVDWLLRREGVAFSPSGTLEPFVNTSPPASFRPTNDAIGVPCYASQLRGAVVTDLDAAKGDALQTLRGGILAEEMGLGKTLELIALISHHPRVVREDKIHDDYTGIDVKPSGATLIITPSSILDQWVTELYNHAPELKVCHYKGIPSLNAPKEDHAASTIDHLMQYDVVLTTYQVLAKEIHHAVPPPDRSSRRAKTCERRTSPLVGISWWRVCLDEAQMVESGVSQAAKVARIIPRCNAWAVSGTPLRKDIQDLRGLLVFLRCDAFANNKAVWGRLDKASFRGIFNEIALRNTKYNVRNELQLPPQKRIVITVPFTTIEEQHYTELMRQMCDSCWLTSDGKPIAEDRDLTHPDVIERMREWLVRLRQTCLHVNVGRRNRRALGAKNGALRTVHEVLEVMIEQTDTKWKSSAREMILCMIKMGHIHAYAGEFVTRAESALPYYLAAHIEASEYIEICREDLAEEEQKLGRSASVGLGEGDDDEEADSGNLGRIPVLRKSLRTFLELDHAAHFFTATTIHQIKENPELTEPGSRLWHEKDRSETSYYEKAKVVRRELLKHSKIRAKRQMEKVDAKKPFHQIPKIEDLPDLGGIEARKILDAMDNISDFLNAQAEQIQAWRTKIVDILLTRLVDDDDDDQETTGEEYDDSLKAQDELYVYIMALRTLVADRNAAVNGLQDTLIEHELKAAEKQAKNKDGQEDRGHAPELVIEVVNTRRMLQATLQPGSLKGVVSGVRSLINGLQWRADNGDSRASTELSILQKHITRIQTVTSEQAKAITELEKEQEMFRGTMNQRLEYYRQVQHISDTVAKYQEDLDEFFNKREFEKTQHARDLKKEDATTHKARYTYLRHLRTENQNEATAECIICREDIELGVLTSCGHKYCKDCINTWWRVHRTCPTCKQKLGSSDFTDISFKPSEIRAKEEIHESGSLTQASTPGSSSTASIYSDISDSTMREIKMIDLDGSYGTKVDMIARHLIWIRKNDPGAKSIIFSQFGDFLGVLRDALDKWKIGASSIADRNGIRKFKTDQSVECLLLDAKTDSSGLTLVNATYVFLCEPLINPAIELQAINRVHRIGQQRPTTVFMYLISDTVEEAIYDISVTRRLEHMSSNDRSKAPSRSGSAAPGLKEQNLDAANSAELQSAPLKQLLRKKGDGEVVQEDDLWHCLFGKPKKEPQPVLESVVARELRAGAAEARLANAGPAAATAGDADDGDVEMVGLPGSSGGAAGAIPIVGARWDDEVRL